A genomic segment from Brevundimonas sp. SORGH_AS_0993 encodes:
- a CDS encoding electron transfer flavoprotein-ubiquinone oxidoreductase, with amino-acid sequence MEYDVVIVGGGPAGLSAAIRLKQRAEKDGKDISVAVLEKAAEVGGHILSGAVIDPKALNELFPDWKDRGAPLETPVTKDRFLLLGPQGSAPLPMPLLPPFMHNHGCYIASLGNVARWLGEQAEALGVEVYPGMAASHVVWEEETGRVKGVVAGVFGIDREGKPTDDFQPGIELHGKYVFIAEGVRGSLAKTIIARHKLQDGRSPQKYGIGLKELWQVPADQHQPGLAQHTTGWPLDEHTGGGSFLYHFGDRYVAVGYVVHLSYKNPHLSPFDEFQRFKHHPEIAKHLEGGTRISYGARAITEGGLQSIPKLSFPGGVLIGCSAGFVNVPRIKGSHNAMKTGMLAADAAYEAVQAGRGGDELVEYQTAFEKSWVHKELSVVRNAKPLLSKFGTTLGGAFGMFDMWCRTLLGGWSPIPTLKHDKTDAASTEPAADHKPIKYPKPDGKLSFDKLSSVFISNTNHAEDQPAHLKLLDPSKPIKVNLPKYGEPARLYCPAGVYEVVYADEVAKTDPRFVINAQNCVHCKTCDIKDPSQNIVWTTPEGGGGPNYPNM; translated from the coding sequence ATGGAGTACGACGTCGTCATCGTCGGCGGCGGCCCGGCCGGCCTGTCGGCGGCCATCCGCCTGAAACAGCGCGCGGAAAAGGACGGCAAGGACATCAGCGTCGCCGTTCTGGAAAAGGCGGCCGAGGTCGGCGGTCATATCCTGTCTGGCGCGGTCATCGATCCCAAGGCGCTGAACGAACTGTTCCCCGACTGGAAGGACCGCGGCGCGCCGCTGGAGACCCCGGTGACGAAGGACCGGTTCCTGCTCTTGGGTCCGCAAGGGTCGGCGCCCCTGCCCATGCCGCTGCTGCCGCCCTTCATGCACAACCACGGCTGCTACATCGCCTCCCTTGGCAATGTGGCGCGCTGGCTGGGCGAACAGGCCGAGGCGCTGGGCGTCGAGGTCTATCCCGGAATGGCCGCCAGCCATGTGGTCTGGGAAGAAGAGACGGGCCGAGTGAAGGGCGTGGTCGCCGGCGTGTTCGGCATCGACCGAGAGGGCAAGCCGACCGACGACTTCCAGCCGGGCATCGAACTGCACGGCAAATATGTCTTCATCGCCGAGGGCGTGCGCGGCTCCCTGGCCAAGACCATCATCGCCCGCCACAAGCTGCAGGACGGCAGGTCGCCCCAGAAATACGGCATCGGCCTGAAGGAGCTGTGGCAGGTGCCGGCCGACCAGCACCAGCCGGGCCTGGCCCAGCATACGACCGGCTGGCCGCTGGACGAACACACCGGCGGCGGCAGCTTCCTGTATCATTTCGGCGATCGCTACGTCGCCGTCGGCTATGTGGTGCATCTGAGCTACAAGAACCCGCATCTATCGCCTTTCGACGAGTTTCAGCGGTTCAAGCATCACCCGGAGATCGCCAAACATCTGGAGGGCGGCACGCGCATCTCCTATGGCGCGCGGGCCATCACCGAGGGCGGGCTGCAGTCCATTCCGAAGCTCAGCTTCCCCGGCGGCGTCCTGATCGGCTGTTCGGCGGGCTTCGTGAACGTGCCGCGCATCAAGGGCAGCCATAATGCGATGAAGACAGGAATGCTGGCCGCCGACGCCGCCTATGAGGCGGTGCAGGCCGGGCGCGGCGGCGACGAGCTGGTCGAGTATCAGACGGCGTTCGAAAAGAGCTGGGTGCATAAGGAGCTGTCGGTCGTCAGGAACGCCAAGCCCCTGCTGTCGAAGTTCGGCACGACGCTGGGCGGGGCGTTCGGCATGTTCGACATGTGGTGCCGGACCCTGCTGGGCGGCTGGTCGCCGATCCCGACGCTGAAGCACGACAAGACGGACGCGGCCTCGACCGAGCCGGCGGCCGATCACAAGCCGATCAAATATCCGAAGCCGGACGGCAAATTGTCGTTCGACAAGCTGTCGTCGGTCTTCATCTCCAACACCAACCACGCCGAGGATCAGCCCGCGCACCTGAAGCTGCTGGACCCGTCCAAGCCGATCAAGGTCAACCTGCCCAAATACGGAGAGCCGGCGCGGCTGTACTGCCCGGCCGGGGTCTATGAGGTCGTCTATGCGGACGAGGTCGCCAAGACTGATCCGCGCTTCGTCATCAACGCCCAGAACTGCGTTCACTGTAAAACCTGCGACATCAAGGATCCGTCGCAGAACATCGTCTGGACCACGCCCGAGGGCGGCGGCGGCCCCAACTATCCGAACATGTGA
- a CDS encoding glycine--tRNA ligase subunit alpha codes for MTTPTQPLAFQDLILKLHSYWSDQGCAILQPYDIEVGAGTLHPATVLRALGPKPWKAAYVQPSRRPGDGRYGENPNRLQHYYQYQVILKPNPDNLQALYLGSLAAIGIDPKLHDIRFVEDDWENPTVGAWGLGWEVWCDGMEVTQFTYFQGVGGIEVDVVSGELTYGLERLAMYVQGVDNVYDLKFTKEGLTYGEVFLENERQQSEANFHGYDVDGLKRRFEDMVAEVSRLLAMTGPQGQPLVLPAYDQVLKASHLFNLMDARGAIAVAERQSYIGRIRELCKACALAYVEQERKTA; via the coding sequence TTGACCACCCCGACCCAGCCGCTCGCTTTCCAGGACCTGATCCTGAAGCTCCACAGCTATTGGAGCGACCAGGGCTGCGCCATTCTGCAGCCCTATGACATCGAGGTGGGGGCCGGCACCCTGCACCCCGCCACCGTCCTGCGCGCCCTGGGTCCCAAGCCGTGGAAGGCCGCCTATGTCCAGCCCAGCCGACGCCCCGGCGACGGCCGCTATGGCGAGAACCCCAACCGGCTCCAGCACTATTATCAGTATCAAGTCATTCTGAAGCCGAACCCGGATAACCTTCAGGCGCTTTACCTGGGCTCGCTGGCCGCCATCGGCATCGATCCGAAGCTGCACGACATCCGCTTCGTCGAGGACGACTGGGAGAACCCCACCGTCGGCGCCTGGGGCCTGGGCTGGGAGGTCTGGTGCGACGGGATGGAGGTGACGCAGTTCACCTATTTCCAGGGCGTCGGCGGCATCGAGGTCGATGTGGTCTCGGGCGAACTGACCTACGGGCTGGAGCGTCTGGCCATGTACGTTCAGGGCGTGGACAACGTCTATGATCTGAAGTTCACCAAGGAGGGGCTGACCTATGGCGAGGTCTTCCTGGAGAACGAGCGGCAGCAGTCGGAAGCCAACTTCCACGGCTATGATGTCGATGGTCTGAAGCGCCGGTTCGAGGATATGGTCGCCGAGGTGTCGCGCCTGTTGGCCATGACCGGACCGCAGGGCCAGCCGCTGGTCCTGCCCGCCTATGACCAGGTGTTGAAGGCCAGCCACCTGTTCAACCTGATGGATGCGCGCGGCGCCATCGCCGTCGCCGAACGACAGAGCTACATCGGCCGCATCCGCGAACTCTGCAAAGCCTGCGCCCTCGCTTACGTCGAACAAGAGCGGAAAACAGCGTGA
- the glyS gene encoding glycine--tRNA ligase subunit beta, with protein MPQLLLEIFSEEIPARMQQGAARDLERMAADWLNRAGLTWDALTTYSGPRRLTLVVDGLPVQAKSTNEEIKGPKTSAPAQALEGFLRKTGLTQDQLVERDGVWFAEIFRVGASTGRVVTEMVDQIVRALPWPKSMRWGAGSLRWVRPIKRILCVFDGAVVPFEIDGIQSDAITEGHRFLGSGQPLKVSDFADYRAQLEKNFVLIDVADRKLRILEQARAACAARGLVLVDDDGLLDEVAGLAEWPTPILGDMDPQFLALPPEVVRLSMKVHQKYFAVRDPAREGLAPNFLVVANVEATDGGKALAAGNSRVLSARLNDARFFWDEDQKVGFDAWNGKLKGVTFHAKLGTLAERVDRIAALAREIAPLVGADPEEAFEAARLSKADLLSGMVSEFPELQGIMGGYYARLAGHSDAIADAVRDHYKPQGPADTVPTAPVTVAVALADKLDTLVGFFAIDEKPTGSKDPFALRRAALGVIRLVLENGVRAPLRRVLIEGVFGLTNVSRTLDVLHRFEDGGVSTSGVSVSNELTDQKVVGLQLTRGSGELAAPVVVSGDLLAFFADRLTVLLRDQGQRHDLVAAVFALGDDDLVRIVRRVEALAAFLATDDGANLLAGYKRASNILKAEEKKGSLPTGMVQTGLPNQPEAETELAFAVGAAATAVDTALETEDFAAAMTALAALRAPVDRFFEEVMVNSDVAEERENRLKLLGQVRTVMGRVADFGQIAG; from the coding sequence ATGCCCCAACTCCTCCTCGAAATCTTCTCCGAAGAAATCCCCGCCCGGATGCAGCAGGGCGCCGCGCGCGACCTGGAGCGGATGGCGGCTGATTGGCTAAACCGTGCCGGTCTGACCTGGGATGCGCTGACTACTTATTCCGGGCCACGTCGCCTGACGCTGGTGGTCGACGGCCTGCCTGTTCAGGCGAAGAGCACAAATGAAGAGATAAAAGGGCCTAAAACTAGCGCTCCTGCGCAAGCTCTCGAAGGCTTTCTTCGCAAAACTGGCTTGACCCAAGACCAGCTAGTCGAGCGTGACGGGGTCTGGTTTGCTGAAATATTCCGCGTAGGTGCTTCTACGGGGCGAGTTGTCACGGAGATGGTCGATCAGATCGTGCGCGCCTTGCCCTGGCCCAAGTCGATGCGCTGGGGCGCGGGAAGCCTGCGCTGGGTGCGGCCGATCAAGCGCATCCTGTGCGTCTTCGACGGGGCGGTGGTCCCGTTCGAGATCGACGGCATCCAGTCCGACGCGATCACCGAGGGCCACCGCTTCCTCGGCTCGGGCCAGCCGTTGAAAGTCAGCGACTTCGCCGACTACCGCGCCCAGCTGGAGAAGAACTTCGTCCTGATCGACGTGGCCGACCGCAAGCTGCGGATTCTGGAACAGGCCAGGGCCGCCTGCGCCGCGCGGGGCCTCGTTTTGGTCGATGACGACGGCCTGCTGGACGAGGTGGCGGGGTTAGCCGAATGGCCCACCCCGATCCTGGGCGACATGGACCCGCAGTTCCTGGCCCTGCCGCCGGAAGTCGTGCGTCTGTCGATGAAGGTTCACCAGAAGTATTTCGCCGTCCGCGATCCGGCGCGCGAAGGTCTGGCTCCCAACTTCCTGGTCGTCGCCAATGTCGAGGCGACCGACGGCGGCAAGGCCCTGGCCGCCGGCAACAGCCGCGTGCTGTCCGCCCGCCTGAACGACGCCCGCTTCTTCTGGGACGAGGACCAGAAGGTCGGCTTCGACGCCTGGAACGGAAAGCTGAAGGGCGTCACCTTCCACGCCAAACTGGGCACCCTGGCCGAGCGCGTCGACCGCATCGCCGCCCTGGCCCGCGAGATCGCCCCGCTGGTCGGCGCCGATCCCGAAGAGGCGTTCGAGGCCGCCCGCCTGTCCAAGGCGGACCTGCTGTCGGGCATGGTCAGCGAATTCCCGGAACTGCAGGGGATCATGGGCGGCTATTACGCCCGTCTCGCCGGCCATTCCGACGCGATCGCCGACGCCGTGCGCGACCACTACAAGCCGCAAGGCCCCGCCGACACGGTCCCGACCGCGCCCGTCACGGTCGCCGTCGCCCTGGCCGACAAGCTGGACACCCTGGTCGGCTTCTTCGCCATCGACGAAAAGCCTACGGGGTCGAAGGACCCTTTCGCCCTGCGGAGAGCAGCGCTGGGCGTGATCCGGCTGGTGCTGGAGAATGGGGTGCGGGCTCCGTTGAGAAGAGTGCTCATTGAAGGCGTTTTTGGACTGACAAATGTCAGCCGTACCTTGGATGTGTTGCACCGCTTTGAAGACGGCGGTGTGTCCACGTCTGGCGTCAGCGTTTCCAACGAACTCACCGATCAGAAGGTGGTCGGCCTGCAGTTGACTCGAGGCAGTGGCGAACTCGCTGCGCCTGTCGTCGTGTCCGGTGATCTTCTCGCCTTCTTCGCCGACCGCCTGACCGTCCTCCTGCGCGACCAAGGCCAACGCCATGACCTCGTCGCCGCCGTCTTCGCTCTGGGCGACGACGACTTGGTCCGGATCGTGCGTCGGGTGGAGGCGCTGGCCGCCTTCCTGGCGACGGACGACGGGGCCAATCTGCTGGCGGGCTATAAGCGCGCGTCCAACATCCTGAAGGCGGAAGAGAAGAAGGGCTCCCTCCCGACCGGCATGGTCCAGACCGGCCTGCCGAACCAGCCCGAGGCCGAGACCGAACTGGCCTTCGCCGTCGGCGCCGCCGCGACCGCCGTGGACACGGCGCTGGAGACCGAGGACTTCGCCGCCGCCATGACGGCCCTGGCCGCTCTGCGCGCGCCGGTGGACCGCTTCTTCGAGGAGGTGATGGTCAACTCCGACGTGGCCGAAGAGCGCGAGAACCGGCTGAAGCTGCTGGGCCAGGTGCGCACGGTCATGGGCCGCGTCGCCGACTTCGGCCAGATCGCGGGCTGA
- a CDS encoding 4-(cytidine 5'-diphospho)-2-C-methyl-D-erythritol kinase produces MTVRTALAPAKINLFLHVGAVDGDGYHPLSSLVAFADMGDMVAVEPAERLSLSVMGPFGAVLAAEPDNLILRALRALGETTGTGEPPLKVTLDKRLPIAAGLGGGSSDAGAALKLARAVLRLDIDEAGLEAVAGRIGADGPMCLRARSAWAEGRGDVLTEAPDLPPLPAVLFNPGVPSPTGAVYRAYDRGPIRGADRPAPPADGSVAAVIDWLADQRNDLEAPALALTPVIGQALASVAGAPGVELARMSGSGATVFGLCRTVAAAEAAARVLGAAWPGAWVHATRLGGGFPSTDHAL; encoded by the coding sequence ATGACTGTCCGCACCGCCCTGGCCCCGGCCAAGATCAACCTGTTCCTGCACGTCGGGGCCGTGGACGGGGACGGCTATCACCCCTTGTCCAGCCTAGTCGCCTTCGCCGACATGGGCGACATGGTCGCGGTCGAACCGGCCGAGCGGTTGTCGCTGTCGGTCATGGGCCCGTTCGGCGCGGTGCTGGCGGCCGAGCCTGACAATCTGATCCTGAGGGCGTTGCGGGCGTTGGGGGAGACGACGGGAACCGGCGAGCCCCCGTTGAAGGTGACGCTGGACAAGCGGCTGCCCATCGCGGCCGGGCTGGGCGGCGGATCGTCCGACGCTGGGGCGGCGCTGAAGCTGGCGCGCGCGGTGCTGAGACTGGACATCGACGAGGCGGGGCTGGAGGCGGTCGCAGGCCGGATCGGCGCGGACGGCCCCATGTGTCTGCGCGCGCGCTCCGCCTGGGCCGAGGGGCGGGGCGACGTCCTGACCGAGGCCCCCGATCTGCCGCCCCTGCCGGCCGTGCTGTTCAATCCGGGCGTTCCGTCTCCGACCGGGGCGGTCTATCGCGCCTATGACCGGGGACCGATCCGGGGCGCCGACCGGCCGGCCCCACCTGCCGACGGGTCCGTCGCCGCCGTCATCGACTGGCTGGCGGACCAGCGCAACGATCTTGAGGCGCCGGCCCTGGCCCTGACGCCGGTGATCGGCCAGGCCCTGGCGTCGGTGGCCGGTGCGCCCGGGGTGGAACTGGCGCGGATGTCCGGCTCGGGCGCCACGGTCTTCGGGCTGTGCCGCACCGTCGCTGCGGCCGAGGCGGCGGCGCGGGTGCTGGGCGCCGCCTGGCCCGGCGCCTGGGTCCACGCGACCCGTCTGGGCGGCGGTTTCCCCTCCACCGATCATGCTCTATAG
- a CDS encoding tetratricopeptide repeat protein encodes MIASCSRLFAASLTVLALALAGRAGAQVSTPPAPTPETHPPAIILQPGEPTPGQPPADPANEATPDPHIVVTEAPATPPIPEVWTPVPTDADGASAYGLYLAGKLALMRGEGTAGADFLARANRLTPEQPRVREQAFTAALLTGDLDVAAALAPSDGSPAFVEAGRLVQAVQVFVHGDARAADAALAQPIGAPHARAGVMITPWIAAAAGDWTRALQPPPATADPLTLAMARISRANLLELRRDYAGAETELKGLVDAPTVGALFKRPYGEFLERRRRRPEAVALYQAGLAANPEDSGLKRALARVQARGRPPALPTFREGAAQGLTTAAFQAANERGNEFAAVYLRLALNLDYDDTTQFTLAQMLSRAGLNSAARTALERIGPDDAAVYGAARAELASSYAQEGQDQAALTELRRAAAVLPDDPRVALMLAGQLVQVKEHEAALALLNGPLLNTAQQPASVRFLRGAVYEAMNRIPEAEAELWAALQADPNNADTLNYLGYLWVDKGLRVQQGADMIARAHALEPNNGNIEDSLGWAQYRQGQYETAVTTLEQAVDKEPANAEITDHLGDAYWRVGRRREAGWLWNRVLTLDPDAERRAEVERKIADGLDNPASTGGVSD; translated from the coding sequence ATGATCGCCTCTTGTTCGCGCCTGTTCGCTGCTTCCCTGACCGTTCTGGCTCTGGCCCTCGCCGGGCGGGCCGGGGCGCAGGTGTCCACCCCGCCGGCGCCGACGCCGGAGACCCATCCGCCGGCGATCATCCTTCAGCCCGGCGAGCCGACGCCGGGCCAGCCGCCAGCAGACCCGGCCAACGAAGCCACGCCCGATCCGCACATCGTCGTCACCGAAGCCCCTGCCACGCCGCCGATCCCCGAGGTCTGGACGCCCGTGCCGACCGACGCCGACGGCGCCAGCGCCTATGGCCTCTATCTGGCGGGCAAGCTGGCCCTGATGCGGGGCGAGGGGACGGCCGGCGCCGACTTCCTGGCCCGCGCCAATCGCCTGACGCCGGAACAGCCGAGGGTGCGCGAACAGGCGTTCACCGCCGCCCTGCTGACCGGCGATCTGGACGTGGCGGCCGCCCTGGCGCCGAGCGACGGCTCGCCCGCCTTCGTCGAGGCGGGGCGTCTGGTCCAGGCCGTCCAGGTCTTCGTCCACGGCGACGCCCGCGCCGCCGACGCCGCCCTGGCCCAGCCGATCGGCGCCCCCCACGCCCGCGCCGGCGTCATGATCACGCCCTGGATCGCAGCGGCGGCCGGCGACTGGACCCGCGCCCTTCAGCCGCCGCCCGCCACGGCCGATCCCCTGACCCTGGCCATGGCCCGCATCAGCCGCGCCAATCTGCTGGAGCTGCGCCGCGACTACGCCGGGGCCGAGACCGAGTTGAAGGGGTTGGTCGATGCGCCGACCGTCGGCGCCCTGTTCAAACGCCCCTATGGCGAGTTTCTGGAGCGGCGGCGTCGCCGGCCCGAGGCCGTCGCCCTGTATCAGGCGGGTCTGGCGGCCAATCCGGAGGATTCGGGCCTGAAGCGCGCCCTGGCCCGCGTCCAGGCCAGAGGGCGTCCGCCGGCCCTGCCGACCTTCCGCGAGGGCGCCGCCCAGGGCCTGACCACCGCCGCCTTCCAGGCCGCAAACGAGCGTGGCAACGAGTTCGCCGCCGTCTATCTGCGGCTGGCGCTGAACCTGGATTACGACGACACGACCCAATTCACCCTGGCGCAGATGCTCTCGCGCGCCGGGTTGAATTCGGCGGCCCGCACGGCGCTGGAGCGGATCGGGCCGGACGATGCGGCCGTCTATGGCGCCGCCCGTGCGGAGCTGGCCTCCAGCTACGCCCAGGAGGGGCAGGACCAGGCGGCCCTGACCGAACTGCGCCGCGCCGCAGCCGTCCTGCCGGACGATCCGCGTGTCGCCCTGATGCTGGCCGGGCAGCTGGTTCAGGTGAAGGAGCATGAGGCGGCCCTGGCGCTGTTGAACGGGCCGCTGCTGAACACGGCCCAGCAGCCGGCCAGCGTCCGCTTCCTGCGCGGCGCCGTCTATGAGGCGATGAACCGCATCCCCGAGGCGGAGGCCGAACTGTGGGCCGCGCTTCAGGCCGATCCCAACAACGCCGACACCCTGAACTATCTGGGCTATCTTTGGGTGGACAAGGGGCTGAGGGTGCAGCAGGGCGCCGACATGATCGCCCGCGCCCACGCGCTGGAGCCCAACAACGGCAATATCGAGGACTCCCTGGGTTGGGCCCAGTATCGCCAGGGCCAGTACGAAACGGCCGTGACCACGCTGGAGCAGGCGGTGGACAAGGAGCCGGCCAACGCCGAGATCACCGACCACCTGGGCGACGCCTACTGGCGCGTCGGGCGGCGGCGCGAGGCCGGCTGGCTGTGGAACCGCGTCCTGACCCTGGACCCCGACGCCGAACGCCGCGCCGAGGTCGAGCGCAAGATCGCGGACGGGCTGGACAATCCCGCTTCGACCGGCGGCGTCTCTGATTGA